The Desulfovibrio sp. X2 region TCGGTGGAAAGCTCTTCCTCGCCCTTGGTGGTATCCACGAGGAAGCCGATGGTCTTCTCCATGAACACGCGGTGCTGGGCCACGTGGACGTCGCGCTCGGGGTAGCCGTTCTCGGCCATGAGCTTCTCCTCGGTCCCGAAGTGGTAGCAGGCGTAGTCCGAGAGCTCTCCGATGATGCGCGTGATGATCTCCTTGGCGCGTCCGGCGGCGTAGGACTGGTAGAGTTCGTTGATGAGCCCCGTGAGCTTCTCGTGCTGCTCGTCGATGTCGGCGACGCCGATGTTCAGGCTCGGGTTCCAGCAGATCTCCGGCATGTTCTCCTCCTCGAATAAGGACAGTCTTCTTGGTAGCAGCGGCGCCGCGGCATGGCAATGCCGCGGCGCCGGAAAAGGGGCTTTGCGGGGGCGCGGGGCCGGACGCTTACGCCGGTCGCGTGGCGCTGATGACGAAGACGGGGTTCTGGCCCCGAAGGCGCGTGCCCGGTCCCAGGATCTCGGACTGGCTGACCTGGACCTGCTGGATGGAGGTGGGCCAGGAGAGCGAGGCGAAGACGCTCTGGGCGCGGGAGAGCGAGTCCAGGAGCACGGCGTGGGCGGTGATGCGTCCGCCGGGCTTCAGGCGCCTGCAGCAGGCGCGCAGGACTTCCTCGCCCTGGGAGCCGCCGCCGCCGATGCCGCCGCCGAGCCCCCCGCCCACGAAGATGCGGTCGGGATCGGGCAGGCCCGCGAGGCAGTCCGGGGCCTCTCCGGCAACGGCGAGCACGGACCAGGCGCCGGTGCGGCGCAGGTTCTCGCGCAGCATCTCCATGCGCCTCTCGTCGCGCTCCACGGCCACGACCTCGCCGTCGCTGGCCAGCACCGCGGCTTCGATGGACACGGCGCCGCAGCCCGCGCCCACGTCCCAGACCACGTCCTCGGGCTCGATGGCCAGCGAGGCGAGGCCCACGGCGCGCACGGGCCACTTGGTGATCATGTCGCCCTCGTGGGCCAGGTCCTCGTCCGGGATGCCCAGGCGAAGCGGCAGGGGCGCCTTGCGGCGGCGCTCGAGCACGGCCATGTTCAGGGGCGAGAAGCGCTCCTGCACGGCGTGCTCGAGGGAGTAGAGGCCGATGCGCTCGGTGGGCGACTCCAGGTCCTCGAAGACCCACATGCCGTAGTCCGTGGCGCCGCGCTCGAGCAGGGAGCGGGCGATGGTGCCGGGCGTGTGCTCGTCGTCGGTGAACACGGCCACGCGCTCGTACCAGGTGAGGGCCGCGAAGAGCGGGGCCTGGTCGTCGCGGCCGTGCATGGAGACCACGCGGATGTCCTGCCAGGGCAGGCCCATGCGCGCGGCCGCGGTCTGCAGCGTGGTCACGCCGGGATGGATGCGCACGCTCTCGGCGCCCAGCGTCTCGATCAGGGTGCGGCCGATGCCGTAGAAGAGCGGATCGCCGTCCGCGAGCACGACCACGCGCCTGCCCTCGTCGGAGCGGGCGCGGATGGCGTCGATGACCTTGCCGAGGGGCGCGGTGATGGCGATGCGCTCGCCCCCGGCGTCCGGGAAGGCGGCGAGCTGCCGCTTGCCGCCGACGATGACGTCGGCGTCCGCGATGGCCAGGCAGGTGGCGCCGCAGAGAAGTTCGGGGTTCAGGCCGATGCCCACGACCTCGATCATGGTCTGTCCTCCTCGCTGGAAGCGTCGTTCAGGCGGGTCCCGTCGTAGTCCAAGAGGACGCAGCGCGCAAGCATTGTGCGACCGTCCCGGGCGGAAAAGCCCGATTCGGGAGAAACTGAAAAGCCCGATTGGGGGGAATACGGCGCGTCTGTTTGGGGGGAAGCGGCGAAACCGGCCGCGGCGCGGGCGGCCAGGCGGCAGAGCTCGTGCAGCAGGCCGGGCAGGGCAGGGGAGGGGCGCAGGATCTCCAGGGCGTGGCGGGCCGTGGCGCAGGCGGGAAGCTGTGCCGCCAGGGGCTCGGCCACGCCCGCGGCCCGGGCCCGGCGCGCCAGGAAGTCGAGGTCCAGGGCGGCGCTGTGGGCGTGGGTGTTGGGCAGGGCCTGGGCCTGCTTGACCAGCTTGCCGAAGAAGACGCCCCAGACCATCCGCGCAAAGCCGCGGCTTGCGGCCTCCCGGCAGGCGAAGGCGAAGAAGTCCGCGGCCTGGACGATGGAGTGCTCCGGCATGTCCGGCAGGCCGAGGGCCGGAAGGTTTTCGCGCAGGAAGCGCTCGCTGCGTCCGCCCGTGCACAGGGCGATGGTGGTCGCGCCCAGGGCCTTGGCCACGTCCATGGCCTGGGCCACGGAGGCGGTCCAGGCCTCGTGGCTGAAGGGCCGCACCGTGCCGCGCGTGCCCAGGATGGAGATGCCGCCCAGGATGCCGAGGCGCGCGTTCATGGTCTTCTCGGCGATGCGCTCGCCCTCGGGCACCTCGATGAGCACGTCCGCGCCCGCAGCGCCTTGCGCCTGGGCCAGGGCCTCGGCCACGGCGGCCGCGATCTGGCCGCGCGGCGCAGGGTTGATGGCCGCCTCGCCCACGGCCACGGGCAGCCCGGGCAGGGTGGCCCGGCCCACGCCGCGCCCGCCGTCCACGCTGACGCCGGGAACGTCCGAGAGGCGCACCAGGGCCTCTATGCGGGCCATGTGCGTGGCGTCCGGGTCGTCGCCGCCGTCCTTTATCACCAGGCCGCGCACGGCCTCGTCCTCTCCCCAGCCCTCGCGGGTCGCGCGCTCCACGGGCACGTCGAGCCGAGCGCCCGTGGGCAGGGGGGTGTCCACGAGAAGCGGCGTGTCCGCCGCGTCTCCCGGCTCCCGCGCTCCTGGCCGCAGGAGCCCGAGCAGGGCAAGGGTCGCGGCCTTGGCCGCCGCGGCCGCCGCGGTCCCGGTGGTGAAGCCCTCGCGCAGGGCCTGGCCCTTGCGGCTCATGGCTCGGCGGTCTGGGCTGCGGCGGCTCCCGCCCGGCCCGCGGCGCAGGCATCCGCGAAGTGGCGGGCCAGCAGCGGGTTGGAGCCGAAATGCAGGTGGATGTAGGAGGCCGCGACGGTGTGCGCGGCAAAGCCGTCCGGGCGCTCGCGCGGCCCCTTGCGGTCCTCCACGGCGTAGAGCCCGGCCTGCGCGTAGGCCTCGTCCGGGATGGAGGAGTAGTGGAACTCGTGGCCCCGGGCCAGGGTCCCGGCCGGGCCCAGGAGCGAGTCCGCCGCGGTCGTCACCTGGCGGTAGCCGAGCCCCGCGAAGCGCTCGTTCATGCGCGCGGCGAAGGGGAAGACCCCGGCCATGCGGCAGGTGAGGCCGTTCACGTCCACCATGGAGTCCATGAGGTACATGAAGCCGCCGCATTCCGCGTAGACCGGGCGGTCGTCCTCGCAAAAGCGCCTGATCTCGCGCCTGAGCCCCGCGTTGTTCGAGAGGTCGTAGGCGTAGAGCTCCGGGTAGCCGCCGCCGAGGTAGAGGCCGTCCGCGCCCTCGGGCAGCCGCTTGTCCGCGATGGGCGAGAAGGGCAGCAGCTCGGCCCCGGCCGCCTCCAGCAGGCGCAGGTTCTCGTGGTAGTAGAAGCGGAAGGCCGCGTCGCGGGCCACGGCGATGCGCGCGCGGGGCGCCGCGGGCCGGGCTGCGTCCCGCACCGGGGCGGCGGGCGAGACGTCGGGGAGCCGTTCGAGCAGCGCGTCCAGGTCCAGCGAGCGCTCCACCCAGTCGGCCAGCCGCCCGCGCACCGCGTCCTCGGCCCCCTCTGCGCCGTGGTCCGCGCCGGGCAGCACCAGCCCCAGATGGCGCGCGGGCAGGGCCAGCCCCTCCTCGCGCGGCAGCAGGCCGAGCAGCGGCGCGGGCAGGTCGGCGCAGGCCTCGCGCAGGAGCTCGGCGTGGTTGTGCGAGGCCACGCGGTTCAGGACCACGCCCACGAAGGGCAGGGCGGGGTCGAAGGCGAGGTAGCCGCCGACCATGGCCGCGGCCGAGCGGGCCATGGACGAGGCGTCCGCCGCGAGCAGCACGGGCAGGCCGAGCCACTTGGCCACCTGGGCCGAGGAGCCCGCCTCGTCGCGGCCCGAGAAGCCGTCGAAGAGGCCCATCACGCCCTCGACCACGGCCACGTCCGCGTCCTGCGCGTGGCGGGCGAAGATCTCCTCCACGCCCGAGCGGCCGCACATCCAGCCGTCCAGGTTGTGGGAGGCGCGGCCGCAGGCGCGCTCGTGGTGCGCGGGGTCGATGAAGTCCGGCCCGCACTTGAAGGGCGCCACGCGCAGGCCCCGGCGCCCGAGCGCGGCCATGAGGCCGAGCGCCAGGCTCGTCTTGCCGCAGCCGCTGCGGGTCCCGGCGACCACGAGTCCCTTCATGGCAGTCCCTTCATGCGGCGCAGGATAGGCCAAAGCAGGCGCGGCGAAAAGGGCTTTGCAGAATCGGCGCCATGAGGCAGGCTGCCAGGGATCGAAAACCTCGGAGGGCAGTGACTGTGACTTGTTTTCGTCTCGCATGCCGCTTCGCGTCCGCCTTCTGCCTGCTGCTCCTGCTCGGCGCGCAGGCGCGGGCCGACACGGTGGTGATGAAGAACGGCGACCGGCTGAGCGGCATGGTCGTGAACATGGAGAACGGCAAGCTGACGCTTTCCACGGACTACGCCGGAACCCTGACCATCGACTGGGCGGCCGTGGCCCGGGTGGAGTCGGAAAAGCCCATGACCGTCTACGCGCCGGACGGCGAAGCAAAGAGCCGCACCGTCATCGAGACCCGGACCGGCAAGGTGGAGGCGGTCAACGCCAATCCCGGCCGCTGGAAGGTGAGCGCCGACGTCTCGGCCGGATGGATCAACCAGACCGGCAACACGGACTCCCAGGAGACCCGGGCCGACGCCAAGGTGAAGGCGCGCAAGGACGACGACCGCTACAAGCTCGACGGCCATTTCGAGTGGCAGCAGGACGACGACACGCGCACGGCGTACAACTGGTACGCCCAGCCCGCGTACGACCGCTTTTTGGGCGAGCATCTGTACTGGACCTTCCTCGGCCGCCTGGAGCACGACGAGTTCCAGGACCTGCGGCTGCGCAAGGTCCTGGGCACGGGGCCGGGCTGGCAGATACTGGACAACGACATCGCCAGCCTGTCCGTGGAGTTCGGCCCGGCCTACGTCTGGGAGAGCTACAACGGCGACCGCAACGACGACGACTTCCCGGCCGCGCGCTGGCAGCTCTCCGCAGAGGTCTGGCTGTGGAAGGACTGGGTGCAGTTCTTTCACGACGACCAGATCCTGGCCAGCTTCAAGGCGTCCGACGAGGTGCTGCTCGAGAGCGCCACGGGCCTTCGCTTCCCGCTCACGGCGGGCTTCAACCTGACCCTCGAGTACGACCACGACTGGCGCAACAACCCGGCCCCGGGCACCCGGCGGACCGACGACACGACCATGCTCAAGCTCGGCTACCAGTTCCGCTAGCAGGCCGTGCCGAAACGGCGCTCCGCCGCGTCGGCGAAGGGCCCCGAACGGCTGCGGCAGGGGGCCGTCGGGGGAAGAGCCGCCTAGCGCTTGGCGCGCAGGTACTGGCTCGGCCAGTAGTCGATGTCCACGCCGAGGTCGTGCGCCGCGTGCAGCACCCAGAAGGGGTCGCGCAGGAGCGCCCGGGCCATGAAGACCATGTCCGCGCGGCCGCTCGCGACGATCTCCTCGGCCATGGCCGGGGCCTCGACGAGCCCGCCCGCGACCACGGGCAGGCCGGTGGCCTTGCGGAGGATCTCCGCGTGGGGAACCTGGAAGCCCGGGAAGACGTCGGGCGGCGCCACGTCCACGGTGCCGCCCGTGCTCACGTGCACGATGTCCAGCCCCTCGTCCTTCACGGAATTCACGAGCTCGGCCGTGTCCTCGGCCTCGTTGCCGCCCTCCATCCAGTCCGTGGCCGAGACGCGCAGGCACAGCGGCATGGAGTCCGGGATCACGGCGCGCACCGCCGCGACGACGCGCCGGGCGAACAGGGCGCGGTCCTTGCCGTAGGCGTCCTGGCGGCGGTTGGTCAGCGGGGAGAGGAATTCGTTGATCAGATAGCCGTGCGCGCCGTGCAGCTCGATCATGCCGAAGCCCGCCTCCACGGCGCGCGCCGCCGCCGAGGCGAAGGCCGCGACCACGGCCCCGATCTCGTCCTTGCTGAGCTCGGCCGGGGTCTTGTAGTCCGCGGAGAAGGCGAGGGCGCTCGGGGCCACGGGGCGCGGGTCGTCCTGGGCCTTGCGCCCGGCGTGGGCCAGCTGCACGGAGGGCAGGGCGCCCTGGCCGCGGGCGAAGGCCGCGATGCGCGCGAGCGCCTCGG contains the following coding sequences:
- a CDS encoding bacteriohemerythrin, whose translation is MPEICWNPSLNIGVADIDEQHEKLTGLINELYQSYAAGRAKEIITRIIGELSDYACYHFGTEEKLMAENGYPERDVHVAQHRVFMEKTIGFLVDTTKGEEELSTEVLDYLTDWWLGHIRGTDMRLAAFLKEKGKA
- a CDS encoding bifunctional cobalt-precorrin-7 (C(5))-methyltransferase/cobalt-precorrin-6B (C(15))-methyltransferase translates to MIEVVGIGLNPELLCGATCLAIADADVIVGGKRQLAAFPDAGGERIAITAPLGKVIDAIRARSDEGRRVVVLADGDPLFYGIGRTLIETLGAESVRIHPGVTTLQTAAARMGLPWQDIRVVSMHGRDDQAPLFAALTWYERVAVFTDDEHTPGTIARSLLERGATDYGMWVFEDLESPTERIGLYSLEHAVQERFSPLNMAVLERRRKAPLPLRLGIPDEDLAHEGDMITKWPVRAVGLASLAIEPEDVVWDVGAGCGAVSIEAAVLASDGEVVAVERDERRMEMLRENLRRTGAWSVLAVAGEAPDCLAGLPDPDRIFVGGGLGGGIGGGGSQGEEVLRACCRRLKPGGRITAHAVLLDSLSRAQSVFASLSWPTSIQQVQVSQSEILGPGTRLRGQNPVFVISATRPA
- the cbiD gene encoding cobalt-precorrin-5B (C(1))-methyltransferase CbiD — its product is MSRKGQALREGFTTGTAAAAAAKAATLALLGLLRPGAREPGDAADTPLLVDTPLPTGARLDVPVERATREGWGEDEAVRGLVIKDGGDDPDATHMARIEALVRLSDVPGVSVDGGRGVGRATLPGLPVAVGEAAINPAPRGQIAAAVAEALAQAQGAAGADVLIEVPEGERIAEKTMNARLGILGGISILGTRGTVRPFSHEAWTASVAQAMDVAKALGATTIALCTGGRSERFLRENLPALGLPDMPEHSIVQAADFFAFACREAASRGFARMVWGVFFGKLVKQAQALPNTHAHSAALDLDFLARRARAAGVAEPLAAQLPACATARHALEILRPSPALPGLLHELCRLAARAAAGFAASPQTDAPYSPQSGFSVSPESGFSARDGRTMLARCVLLDYDGTRLNDASSEEDRP
- a CDS encoding cobyrinate a,c-diamide synthase translates to MKGLVVAGTRSGCGKTSLALGLMAALGRRGLRVAPFKCGPDFIDPAHHERACGRASHNLDGWMCGRSGVEEIFARHAQDADVAVVEGVMGLFDGFSGRDEAGSSAQVAKWLGLPVLLAADASSMARSAAAMVGGYLAFDPALPFVGVVLNRVASHNHAELLREACADLPAPLLGLLPREEGLALPARHLGLVLPGADHGAEGAEDAVRGRLADWVERSLDLDALLERLPDVSPAAPVRDAARPAAPRARIAVARDAAFRFYYHENLRLLEAAGAELLPFSPIADKRLPEGADGLYLGGGYPELYAYDLSNNAGLRREIRRFCEDDRPVYAECGGFMYLMDSMVDVNGLTCRMAGVFPFAARMNERFAGLGYRQVTTAADSLLGPAGTLARGHEFHYSSIPDEAYAQAGLYAVEDRKGPRERPDGFAAHTVAASYIHLHFGSNPLLARHFADACAAGRAGAAAAQTAEP
- a CDS encoding YdiY family protein is translated as MTCFRLACRFASAFCLLLLLGAQARADTVVMKNGDRLSGMVVNMENGKLTLSTDYAGTLTIDWAAVARVESEKPMTVYAPDGEAKSRTVIETRTGKVEAVNANPGRWKVSADVSAGWINQTGNTDSQETRADAKVKARKDDDRYKLDGHFEWQQDDDTRTAYNWYAQPAYDRFLGEHLYWTFLGRLEHDEFQDLRLRKVLGTGPGWQILDNDIASLSVEFGPAYVWESYNGDRNDDDFPAARWQLSAEVWLWKDWVQFFHDDQILASFKASDEVLLESATGLRFPLTAGFNLTLEYDHDWRNNPAPGTRRTDDTTMLKLGYQFR